A genomic segment from Garra rufa chromosome 5, GarRuf1.0, whole genome shotgun sequence encodes:
- the histh1l1 gene encoding histone H1 like1, protein MAETAPAPAASPAKAPRKKAAKAKKPGPSVSDLIVKAVAASNERKGVSLAALKKALAGGGYDVEKNNSRVKIALKSLVKKGALVQTKGTGASGSFKVSKKPAATKKPVKKVVAKPKKPAAKKAAVKAAKPKKAAVKKPAPKKSPKKVKKPAAPKKAVKSPKKVKKPAVKKVAKSPKKKVKAVKPKAAKPKATKAKKTAAKKK, encoded by the coding sequence ATGGCAGAAACTGCTCCTGCTCCAGCGGCTTCTCCGGCCAAAGCCCCGAGGAAGAAGGCGGCAAAGGCAAAAAAGCCTGGACCAAGCGTGTCTGACCTTATCGTCAAGGCGGTTGCCGCTTCCAACGAGCGCAAAGGAGTTTCCCTGGCGGCTCTGAAGAAGGCTTTGGCAGGTGGTGGATATGACGTTGAGAAAAACAACTCTCGCGTCAAGATTGCCTTGAAATCCCTGGTGAAAAAGGGGGCGCTTGTTCAAACTAAAGGCACCGGGGCATCCGGATCGTTCAAGGTGAGCAAGAAACCAGCAGCCACCAAGAAGCCTGTCAAGAAAGTTGTGGCGAAACCAAAGAAACCAGCCGCGAAGAAAGCAGCGGTCAAGGCGGCGAAGCCCAAGAAGGCAGCAGTAAAGAAACCTGCCCCGAAGAAGTCTCCAAAGAAAGTGAAGAAGCCGGCTGCGCCCAAGAAAGCAGTCAAAAGCCCGAAGAAAGTGAAGAAACCGGCAGTGAAGAAAGTTGCAAAGAGTCCTAAGAAGAAGGTCAAAGCAGTGAAGCCTAAAGCCGCAAAGCCCAAGGCTACCAAGGCGAAGAAGACGGCCGCCAAGAAGAAGTAG
- the hdr gene encoding hematopoietic death receptor isoform X1: MRYIRFLVLLLLSVIQAAKSHLDPAWAQESIKNRSSRDVSCKEGLEYEHDNICCLYCPAGTYVKKACVTPSERGVCEPCEFDKYTEHDHGLRKCFLCTKCRIDQETIEKCTSTQNTRCKCKQGSFCLPDQACEVCKKCSRCKEDEETVKSCTDISNTVCRKRSSLGNSNSVTFIIVVSLIAMVAFVVGIVYWTKAKPSKRAVTSRSPREIVQICMGASEEVQEERQNTHNSKMDESSQLQPFLEQNYAVGTNIPASFETEKDRGLGDSLPNTANSSQTSLAMSAVPSDLQFLHTNQPPSSAIAWQPHTLESESIRRLVPLNGEESLKKTFDFFEEMDVQYHNRFFRFIGLSDNSIKTAESLFPEDRVYELLKIWMEKEGLKADFNSLIEALIYLDQRLSAENIIAKAISNGCFKYEDE; this comes from the exons ATGAGATACATACGTTTCTTG GTTTTGTTGTTACTAAGTGTCATACAAGCTGCTAAAAGTCACTTGGATCCGGCCTGGGCTCAAGAATCCATCAAAAACAGATCAAGCCGGGATGTTTCCTGCAAAGAGGGCTTAGAGTATGAACATGACAACATCTGCTGCCTGTACTGCCCCGCTG GCACCTATGTGAAAAAGGCCTGTGTCACTCCTTCAGAAAGAGGAGTGTGTGAGCCATGCGAGTTTGACAAATACACTGAGCATGACCATGGACTGCGGAAATGTTTTTTATGCACCAAGTGCCGTATAG ATCAGGAAACCATAGAGAAATGCACAAGTACCCAGAACACACGGTGCAAGTGCAAACAGGGGTCATTTTGTTTACCTGACCAGGCATGTGAGGTGTGCAAGAAATGCAGCAG ATGCAAAGAGGATGAAGAGACTGTAAAAAGCTGTACAGACATTTCCAACACCGTTTGTAGAAAGAGAAGCTCTTTGGGCAACTCCAACTCAG TGACTTTCATTATTGTTGTGTCATTAATTGCAATGGTGGCATTCGTTGTGGGTATCGTCTACTGGACAAAGGCAAAACCTAGTAAAAGAGCAG TAACATCAAGAAGTCCAAGAGAAATAGTTCAGATCTGTATG GGTGCCAGTGAGGAGGTACAAGAGGAGAGGCAAAATACCCACAACTCCAAAATGGATGAGTCCTCTCAGCTCCAGCCATTCCTTGAGCAAAACTATGCGGTGGGTACTAACATTCCTGCTTCGTTTGAGACGGAGAAAGACAGGGGACTAGGGGACAGCCTCCCCAACACAGCCAACTCTTCACAAACTAGCCTGGCTATGTCCGCTGTGCCTAGTGATCTCCAGTTCCTCCACACTAACCAGCCTCCAAGCTCTGCCATTGCCTGGCAGCCTCACACTTTG GAAAGTGAGTCAATAAGAAGACTTGTTCCTTTGAATG GAGAAGAATCGTTGAAGAAAACCTTTGATTTCTTTGAAGAAATGGATGTCCAATATCATAACAGATTCTTTAGGTTCATTGGACTGAGTGATAATTCAATCAAAACTGCTGAGTCTCTTTTTCCGGAGGACAGAGTTTACGAACTGTTAAAAATCTGGATGGAAAAGGAGGGACTGAAGGCAGATTTCAACAGTCTTATTGAAGCATTAATCTATTTAGACCAAAGGCTGTCAGCGGAAAATATCATAGCAAAGGCAATTAGTAATGGTTGCTTTAAATATGAAGATGAGTGA
- the drd7 gene encoding dopamine receptor D7: protein MVNQTEGYVSELITRSTTACLLFIFVLSTFLGNALVCTAVVRFRHLRSKVAYVFVVSLAVSDLLVASLVMPWKAAAEIVGFWPFGGFCEVWIAFDIMCSTASILNLCIISVDRYWAIAIPLSYEQKMTRRVAFVMIGVVWTLSVLISFIPVQLSWHKSLRHKEDLGEMAEKCDASLNRTYAITSSLISFYIPVSIMIVTYTRIFLIAQRQIRRISMQECTIKHLQSCKSCSKAPEEKLKSSFKRETKVLKTLSMIMGVFVCCWLPFFILNCMVPFCDPGLHNAGQIPCVNKTTFDVFVWCGWANSTLNPVVYAFNAEFRKAFSSLLGCAKLCSRNTVQTVDFSNELVSYHRDSTNLRDVHLFGHPCLHPHAVREESDKDVCFDTVSQMDEVPYETECNFAYGERPAMLSHGETELSLDKIIPFTKEDELMSLEHVAHNESESPISGIL from the coding sequence ATGGTAAACCAGACTGAAGGATATGTCTCAGAGCTAATAACTCGCTCCACGACTGCTTGTCTGCTTTTCATTTTTGTGCTCTCCACCTTTCTAGGGAATGCTCTGGTGTGCACCGCAGTGGTACGCTTCCGTCATCTGCGCTCCAAAGTGGCGTACGTGTTTGTAGTGTCTTTGGCTGTCTCAGATCTCTTAGTTGCCTCTCTTGTAATGCCATGGAAGGCAGCCGCTGAGATTGTGGGTTTCTGGCCGTTCGGCGGTTTCTGTGAAGTATGGATAGCCTTTGACATCATGTGCTCCACTGCCTCCATTCTTAACCTGTGCATCATAAGTGTGGATCGTTACTGGGCAATTGCTATCCCATTGAGCTATGAGCAAAAAATGACAAGAAGAGTGGCATTTGTCATGATTGGAGTGGTGTGGACGCTCTCTGTTCTGATCTCATTCATTCCTGTGCAGCTGAGTTGGCACAAGAGTCTCCGCCATAAAGAAGACCTGGGAGAAATGGCTGAAAAATGCGATGCCAGTTTAAACCGCACTTACGCCATCACTTCATCTCTAATCAGCTTCTACATCCCTGTCTCCATAATGATTGTCACTTACACTCGTATCTTCCTCATAGCTCAAAGGCAGATCCGAAGGATATCAATGCAAGAGTGCACCATTAAGCATCTTCAGTCCTGCAAGAGCTGCAGTAAAGCACCTGAAGAGAAGTTAAAAAGCTCATTTAAGAGGGAAACCAAAGTCCTGAAGACTCTGTCAATGATCATGGGTGTGTTTGTCTGCTGTTGGCTCCCTTTCTTCATCCTCAACTGCATGGTGCCATTTTGTGACCCTGGCCTACACAACGCCGGGCAGATCCCATGTGTCAATAAGACAACTTTTGATGTGTTTGTGTGGTGTGGGTGGGCCAACTCTACCTTGAATCCTGTAGTTTATGCATTTAATGCAGAATTCCGCAAGGCTTTCTCCAGTCTCTTGGGATGTGCAAAATTGTGCTCTCGGAATACAGTTCAAACGGTTGACTTCAGCAACGAGCTGGTGTCGTACCACCGTGACTCCACCAACCTTCGAGATGTTCACCTCTTTGGTCACCCCTGTCTGCATCCGCATGCTGTCAGGGAGGAAAGTGATAAAGACGTGTGCTTTGATACAGTGTCACAGATGGATGAAGTCCCTTATGAGACTGAATGTAACTTTGCATATGGGGAAAGGCCTGCTATGCTAAGTCATGGAGAAACAGAACTATCATTGGATAAAATCATACCATTTACAAAAGAAGATGAGTTAATGTCTCTCGAACACGTGGCTCACAATGAAAGTGAATCTCCTATCTCTGGAATATTGTGA
- the hdr gene encoding hematopoietic death receptor isoform X2 has protein sequence MRYIRFLVLLLLSVIQAAKSHLDPAWAQESIKNRSSRDVSCKEGLEYEHDNICCLYCPAGTYVKKACVTPSERGVCEPCEFDKYTEHDHGLRKCFLCTKCRIDQETIEKCTSTQNTRCKCKQGSFCLPDQACEVCKKCSRCKEDEETVKSCTDISNTVCRKRSSLGNSNSVTFIIVVSLIAMVAFVVGIVYWTKAKPSKRAVTSRSPREIVQICMGASEEVQEERQNTHNSKMDESSQLQPFLEQNYAESESIRRLVPLNGEESLKKTFDFFEEMDVQYHNRFFRFIGLSDNSIKTAESLFPEDRVYELLKIWMEKEGLKADFNSLIEALIYLDQRLSAENIIAKAISNGCFKYEDE, from the exons ATGAGATACATACGTTTCTTG GTTTTGTTGTTACTAAGTGTCATACAAGCTGCTAAAAGTCACTTGGATCCGGCCTGGGCTCAAGAATCCATCAAAAACAGATCAAGCCGGGATGTTTCCTGCAAAGAGGGCTTAGAGTATGAACATGACAACATCTGCTGCCTGTACTGCCCCGCTG GCACCTATGTGAAAAAGGCCTGTGTCACTCCTTCAGAAAGAGGAGTGTGTGAGCCATGCGAGTTTGACAAATACACTGAGCATGACCATGGACTGCGGAAATGTTTTTTATGCACCAAGTGCCGTATAG ATCAGGAAACCATAGAGAAATGCACAAGTACCCAGAACACACGGTGCAAGTGCAAACAGGGGTCATTTTGTTTACCTGACCAGGCATGTGAGGTGTGCAAGAAATGCAGCAG ATGCAAAGAGGATGAAGAGACTGTAAAAAGCTGTACAGACATTTCCAACACCGTTTGTAGAAAGAGAAGCTCTTTGGGCAACTCCAACTCAG TGACTTTCATTATTGTTGTGTCATTAATTGCAATGGTGGCATTCGTTGTGGGTATCGTCTACTGGACAAAGGCAAAACCTAGTAAAAGAGCAG TAACATCAAGAAGTCCAAGAGAAATAGTTCAGATCTGTATG GGTGCCAGTGAGGAGGTACAAGAGGAGAGGCAAAATACCCACAACTCCAAAATGGATGAGTCCTCTCAGCTCCAGCCATTCCTTGAGCAAAACTATGCG GAAAGTGAGTCAATAAGAAGACTTGTTCCTTTGAATG GAGAAGAATCGTTGAAGAAAACCTTTGATTTCTTTGAAGAAATGGATGTCCAATATCATAACAGATTCTTTAGGTTCATTGGACTGAGTGATAATTCAATCAAAACTGCTGAGTCTCTTTTTCCGGAGGACAGAGTTTACGAACTGTTAAAAATCTGGATGGAAAAGGAGGGACTGAAGGCAGATTTCAACAGTCTTATTGAAGCATTAATCTATTTAGACCAAAGGCTGTCAGCGGAAAATATCATAGCAAAGGCAATTAGTAATGGTTGCTTTAAATATGAAGATGAGTGA